The genomic region CCAGGATCACGGCGCTGTATTCCCAGATCGTGCCGACAGCGCTAGGCCCCGACCCGCCGACGATCAGTCTGCTGACGCCCAGCTCCGCGCCGGCGGGAAGTCCGAGCGCCACATTCACCGTCACGGGAACGAACTTTACGGCGTCGTCCAAAGTGCTGTGGAACGGCGCGGCGCTGCCGACCCAGGTCGTCTCGACCACCGCGCTGACGGCGACCGCGCCTGCCTCCCTGCTGCTCACCGTCGGAACGGTGGCGGTGACGGTGACCGATCCGGACGGTCCCACGCCTGCGGGTCCGCTCACATTCACCGTTACTACGCCGCACACCTTCGCGGCCGGCCTGCAAATGATCTCGGCGCCTTACGACTATACGGGCGTGTCCTTCGCGACGCTCTTTGTGAACCCAGGCGTCAAGATCGCAACATGGGATCCGACTCTCACGCAATATGTGCTGAACCCGACGGCTCCCTCGGACACGTTCCACCTGGGCCGCGCTTACTGGGTGCGCTTCGCCTCGGCGTCCAGCCTCCCGAGACTGGGAACGCCCGCAGCAGCGAACACGTCCTATGCGCTGACCCTGAACGCCGGATGGAATATGATCGCCGTCCCGTTCAACACCGACTCGCCGATGGCGACTCTGCAAGTCACTTCGGGAGGCTCGACCACTTCATTCGCCTCGGCGGTGACGGCGGGAGCCATCAGTGGGACTTTATATCGTTACGACTCAACTCTCAAATATTACGTTGGGCAAACCAGCGGAGCGTTGACTCCCTACGAGGGTTACTGGATTTACGCGAATCACTCCTGCTCGCTGGTGTTTCCAAGTCTAAATTAGTGATTGCAATATTCCCATTCAGGACCAAAACTATGGTATAATTACCAGTATCCCGTCCATTTAGCCATAATTTTTGTAAGAATCACCAATTTTGCCACGAATCCTGGTATGAGTGTCGATTAAAAAATCGAGAATCGTGATATAATGACTCAGCGCGGGAAAGTTATGTTCGCCCGCTTCCGTTCTTTTTATCGACACTCTCGCTCTACTTTATTCTTGCTCCTGAACGTATAGGACGGATAAGAAAGATAACCATGATTCGCAAAGCTTCAACATACTCCAAGCCGCTGGCCCAGGCGACTCTGGTGATGTCGCTAAGCCTGCTCGGGACCGGCATGCAGTCCGCTCACGCGGCGCGTGTCTCCCATAGCGTTCCGCCTGCGTCTTTCATCAACTACCACGTCGATACCGTCCAGCAGCTCTCACAGCAAGTCGAGCTTGATCCGGCGGTGCGCGCGCGGCTGGCGCGCCACTTCCACATGACCGGCCCACAGCTGGTCTCTTACATCAACCACCATCTGAAATTGAAGCGCCTCAGCGCGGCGAAGAAATACCGGGTCTACTGCGTCGACCGCAATGGCCGCGAATTCTTCATCATGACGCGGCTTCCCGCCGGCACCCCCGTCTTCGTCTCGAAGTCGACCGGGCAGCCGATCCTGAAGCTGGCTTGCGGCAACCCGATGGTTTCCGTCCTTCCGCATGCGGATATGGAAAGCAACGCCGGCCCCGGCGCGCTCAGCGGCAAGAAGAAGCAGCTGGCGGCCGACCTGGCTCCGTCTCCGTTCGATACGCTGAACGGCCACAATCCGCACAGCGAGGATTCGGACATCACATCACCGGCGCCGGGCGACGTCATGGTGACGAAGAATATCCCCGATGTGCCGGGCGCGGATTACTTCACGCCCCCGCCCTCGCCGGTACATATTCCTCCGATCCACGGCGGCTTCAGCCCGCTCTGGTTTGTGCCGATTATCGGCGGCCTGGCGTCAAACCATGGCGGCAGCAGCACGGGCGGCACCACAACCGGAACGACCACCGGCAGCACGAATACGACGACGGGCTCCACGACCGGCGTGACGACCACCGGCGGAACAACCACGGGTGGAACGACCACCGGCGGAACGACCACAGGTGGCACGACCACGGGTGGAACAACCACCGGTGGAACGACCACCGGTGGAACGACCACGGGCGGCAGCACAACCGGAACGACCACGGGCGGAACAACCACCGGTGGAACGACCACGGGGACGACTACGGGCGAAACGACTGGGACTACCACCGGCGTGACAACCAGTGATACCACCGGAACGACGACAGGCAACACGATCGGCACGAGCACCACGGGAAACACGACCGGCAACACGCCCGTCCCCGAAACGGGCTCCGGACCGGCCGTCGCGATTGGCGCGTTCCTGCTGGCGGCTCAGTTCCTGATCCGACGGCGGCGTCTGTCCTAACCATCATCGAAGAAGGCGGGAAGAGCGAAATTCGCTCTTCCCGCCTTTTTATTGACTGAAGTTACGCAGAGGTGTGGCCGGCGCATCTCAGAAGATATTTACGACACGGCCCGCCAGCAGCACGATCACGGCCAGAGAAATGAGCGATTGGACCATCATCAGCACCTTCGCCCAGCGCGTCAGGACCAATGTGTCCGTGGGCGAAAAGGCGGTGCTGGTGTTGAACGCCAGGAATAAGTAATCGACAAATGTCGGCGCCCAGTCCTCTTCCCCGGCCAGCTTCCTCGCCTCCTCGCTCATCGTCATCTGCGGAAAAAGAAACGCGCCGTCCATATGGCCCAGTGTTTTCCCGCGCACGAAAGGGCCGCCCGCATCCAGCCGCCAGTACCATTGCGCGAAGACAAGGACATTGCTCGCCCATAGCGCGACCGCTGATCCCAGCAGCTGCTTCGGGTTTTCCGTATGCAGCGGCAGCGCGTGGACCAGCAGGGCCAGAGAAAACGTCATCGATACAGTGATGATTCCCAGGATCAAAAAACCAAGCCGGCGCTGTGCGTCATGATGTCCGGTCCACATGGCGATAAAGGTCGGGATCAACAGCAGGCAGACGATCTCCAGCAGCAAGCCGCGCGGTCCAAGCGTCAGGCTGCGCGGGAGCGCCATATACAAGCCGCCAACCGCCAGCAGCGTCACCAAAATCGGCCAATGCGGCTCCGGGGCGTCACCGCGTTTTCCATTCTCCTGAGAAGCGTTCTTCACACTCGTCATCACGCTTCCTCCTCACACAAAATTCCCGGAGAATCCGTCACGCCGATCCTCGCCCGCAGCGCAGCAGGCCGGACGGCGGAACCGCGAACGCATGGAGCCCGGCGGACAGCGCCCGGCGCTCCGCATGCACGAGCCTTCCCCGACAGTCAAAGATCTGAAGATCCCGCTCTCCCAAATCTTCCAACACCTCCAGCGCAATCCGGGCGGCGCGAGTTCCATTGACCGCGAAAATCGTCCGCTCGCCGGGCCGGCCCAGCGCGGCGAGTGCGCCTTCGCCATAGATGGCGGCCACGAGCTTGCTATCCGTCGAAGCAAGGACCAGGGGGTACATCTGCTCCGGATGCAGCGGCTCCAGCCGGCCGTCGAGAAGCGCGTCCCGGTGCGCGGTCCAGAAGCTCATCCAGAACCGCAGCATCTCCCGATGGTCGCTGGGGATACGGTCCAGCAGCACCGAGATCTGGGGAACGGAAAACAGCACATTCAAAAACTGAAGCGCGGCCGCTTCGACCGGCTCGCCCGCGTTCCACATCAGCATGTCGGCGTGCGCGGCCGTATCGCCGCAAAGCAGCCGGATATCCAGGGTCCGGATGCGATTGGCGGCGGCGTCATTGGGGCAGTCCCCAGCACGGAACAGATTGCCGTACTTGCGCATCAAGGGGCCGATATAGCTCTGCCGAAACTCAATCATGATGTCCGGCTTGATCGCGCGCAGCCGCGCCATCACATCCGTCAGCAGCCGGTCCGCCGCCTCCGACACGGAATCGTAATCTCTGCCGTCGCCAGTCCGCGCGGCCGCCTCCGCCGTATCTCCGATGGAATCGACGAAATCGAGCTTGAAGCCATCCAGGTCCCAGTCACGCAGCGCGCGCTCGTAGATCCCGATCAGATATTCCCGCGCTTCGGGGAAACGCGGGTCCAGAATGCCGGCGCCAAAATGGTCGCTGTCGGCGAGGAACTTGCCCTGAAACGTTTGGTAAGCCTCGCTATGGCGTCCGATAAAGGGCACGGAGTACCAGAGCAGGAACGCCATGCCCTCGTCGTGGACCGCCCGCACAAAGCCCTTCATATCTGAGATGCGCTCGGAGCGCCAATCCCCGCAGTACGCATACCCCCGGGTGGCGTCCCCCGTCTGCCATCCATCGTCGACAATCACCGCGTCGCAGCCCAGCGGCTTCGCCAGACGGCACTGCGCCAGCACGCTTTCCGGCGTGAGGGTTTGATGGAAGCTGTACCAGGTGGAGTACATCGGCCGGCGCGCCAGATCCGGAACGGCGCACGGCTCATATCCGGGCAGCGACGCCCACCACTCCGACACGCCGTACAGAGCATCGTAGTAGGGCGTTTCGCGCGTATCGAGCCGCAACGTCAGTTCATATCGCTCGATCGGCGGCGAGGGGTCGGTGAACAGCGCCACGGAGCATTGAAACTCCGCCGTTTCTTCATCCACCCCGGCGGCGCAGCGCAGTCCATGCAGCGCGTCCGAGGCGGCGAATGTCAGGCGATTGGCTCCCGACTGGCTGTACAAACACAGGACGGGCGCATTGGTGGTCGCCTTCGAAGGAAACCCCTTCCCCAGGTGGTAGGTAATTCCCCGGTTCCACCCCGAGGCCGTCGTCCACGACGCCTGGATGTCGATATTGGGATGGCGCCACGCCAACTTCACATTCGGCGGCGCCGCCGGTCGCCCGGCGGTCAGCGTGACGGTCACGGTCGAGAGCCCGGGTTCAAGGCGCTCCGTGGAAAGCTCCGCGCGAAATGCGCCAAGATCTCCTTCCAGACGGATTTCGTGCGGATCGGCTGAGAGGATCGGTGTTGTGGTCATGGAAGCGCCTCGGGATTTATTGTCGTGATAGCGCCTCTTTGTACGGTAAGAACAAGAGGATTTCCTGCGCGTTGATCCCAATACCCCGCGCTTTGGGAAAGCTTTCGCAAGCGCGGGGGAATCGGGCCGCTAAGGCGGAGGCGCCGCAGCGGCCGCGCTGGGCGGGTTCATGGTCAGCACGGTCCGCAGGTTCTTTGCCCAGGAGTTCGCGAGGACGACTGAGCTGGGCGCCTTCGCCGCGTCGGCTTCGGTGGATTCGACGACGATCATGGGACGGTCTCCCATCAGGATCAGCGAAGGGCCGAAAATGGGGTACCCGCTGAGATCGACGACTTTGACGGAATCCGCGGCGCCGTCGCCGAGGCGATGCGCGACGACGTTGAGGCGCGGTCCTAAGATGTCCGCGTACTCGGCGGCGGTGAAGCCGCCGGGCTGAGGACCGCGCAGCACGGCGACGAGTTTATCGCGCAGATAGATCTGGCCGGTCGAGCCGCCGACCTCAGAAAAGTCACTCGTAATCGTCAGGGGAGGGTTTTCGGGAACCGTGGGCTCCGGTTCGTTGGGCCGCCGGTAGTTGACGCGCGGCAAAAGCTGCTGGAGCTTTTTCGCCCATCCGGTGGCGAGCTTGAGAGATTCGCCCGGACTGCCCGCCGAGGCGGCGGTCTGGTCATCCACTTCGATCAAACGCCGCCCCAGCGCGTAAAGCACCGGCGGTTTTCCCGCCGGTGTATAGATCACGACATCGGCGGGGGTGATATCCGGAATGGCCAGCAGACGCGTTAGCCTCTCCTCAATCGCCCCCACCCGCTGCTGCGGCGTCAGCCCACCGGCGGACGACCGCAGACGCATCACCACTTCACCGCCGAGCGTGACGTCCGCCGCAGTATCCTGGGCAAAAACACGTCCTCCTGCGCAAGCCGCCAGCGCCGCCGCGGCCATAATTCTCCGGCAATTCGCCGTACACGTTCGCGCCCAACATGAGCGTCCGTTACGCTGTTCCACCACACATCGCACCTCCATACTTCCTAAGCTGCGACTTCGGCGCAATCGCCTGTCGTCATCCGGGAGCGCATCCGCGCGTCCCAGGGTATTGACTGATACCCAAATCGCAAGGTTCCCACTCCGGCTCCGTGTTTGTGAAACTTCCCTGATGGGAAGAATAAAATTCACCCCTTTTCTGATTGGCGATCGCTCAAACATGAGCGCTGAAAAACAAGTGCTGCGAAAGAAAGGTTGGCGTTCGATGTCCGAGTATGAACATTCCATCGTGGTCGAAGCCGCGCCGGAGGCCGTGTTCGACTTCGTATCCGACATCCAAAATTCGCCGGTCTCCATCCCGGCCGCGCTCCCGTCCAACACGCAAAGCCTCGCCGAGGCGCGCGCGACTGATGGATGGGTGCGCATCTATGCGGGCGAATATCTCCTGGAGTGGGGCTCCGATGGAGATCAATCCTATTCAGGCTGGCTTCAGATCGAGGAGATGGATGACGACATTTCTGAGATCACCATGCATCTTTCCTACCCCAGCCGGCTGGATTTCAGCGAGGCGGCCGTTCGGCAGGAGCTACTTTCCGCAATGCAGCGGATCAAAGAACGGGTCGAACGGCGGCCTCAGAGTCTCGATACGCTTTCGCTGTAGTTTCGCCTCCTCTCACCGCGCCGCATTTCACGACGAAAGTTCGCTGAAGTGCGGCGCTTCGTATTTTCCTATACGGTCATTCTTCCACTTTCCATTCAAAATATTCTATTCGCGAAATACGCAATTTATTTTTGTGATATTAAATACTTCTTAAGATTGTTTTAATGTGACAAATTGAAGGATATCGCGACTTTGACCACGAATATCGCCTGAAGCAAACGTATTGATTGGAAAATGTTATGACATATCTCCGAGGCCGGCGCTCGATGCTTCCGGCCGTCGCTGCTCTTCTCTCGGTATCGCTTCTAGCGCCGCCGGCCGCGCGAGCGGACAGCAATGACCGCAAAGTCGCCAGTTTTGCATCCGGGAGCGGAAGCATTATCTTTCTCGCGGCCGGATTGGCGCTGCCGCTGCTGCGCGATGGCGATCAGGGCAAAAACCATTCGCTTCGCGTCGCGGACAGTCTGGGAACGACCTTGATTTTGACCGAAGGACTCAAAGCGCTCACTAAAGAAAAGCGGCCGGACAGCAGCGAGCATAACAGCTTTCCCAGCGGCCATACGTCCGCCGCATTCGCCGTCGCCACGATGGAAAGCGCCTTCCATCCGAAGGAAGCGCCGCTGTGGTATCTGGGAGCGGCGACCATCGGCTGGTCGCGCCTCCGGCTGAACCGCCACCATCCGCAGGATGTCGCCTTCGGCGCGCTGCTTGGCTTCGGCGTATCGCGCTGGGAGCTTTCGAAGGCCCACGGAATCATTCTCACGCCCTATATCGATCCGGAAAATCGTTCCATGCGCCTGGAGTTCAACCGTACGTTTTGACGGGCGCCGGCGTCCCTAAGCCCGCCTGCCCTATTGCTTTGCCGTTATTCCACCGATAACACAACAGATGGCCCTCGTTCTCCATTCGAAAGCGTCCCATAACGTTGGGCGCGGCTATAAGCAGGGTTGACGTATGAATTGGCTGCGTAAATTTGGCGTCGGATATCGGCTGCCCGCGAGTTTTATTGCGGTCATTGTGCTGGGCGTGTCTGGATACGCCTACGTCGTCGTCGTCACCCGCCAGGCCGCCGCCCGCCACGCCTCCATGGACGTCACCATGGAGGAAAGCGTCGACACCGCGCACCAAGCTTCGCACGCCGCTCAAGAGATCGCGCTCAGCACCGTCGAATACGTCTACACCGGCAATCCGCGCTACAAGGCGGCGGAAGACCACGCGGACGCCGCGGCGGAGACCTGCTACCAATCTCTGCGCTCATCCCTGAGCGCGCTTCCGCACAATCAATCCCTGCTGGCAAGTTTGGACACGCTGATTCGACAGGACGAACAGGTCTGCGATCCTCTGGGCTCCGAGGCCATACGCCTGGCGGGCAGCGGGCGCCGGGAGGAAGCGATCGCTCTAGTCGAAGGCCGATACGCGGTCGCGCGGGCGGAGCTGGAGACGGAAAACCTCAAACTGGAGGAGCAGTTCGATCGATATCGCGGAAGCGAAGTCTCGGACATGCAGCGGCGGGTGTCGCTGGCGGTGACGATCGGATGGGTCGTCCAGGGGCTGGCGCTCGCCATTTCGCTGGTGATCGCCGCCATTATCTGCCGCTCGATCGCCGCCAATCTGCGGCGACTGCTCCAGGCCCAGAATGAGCTTCAGCGCAGCGAAAAACGGTTCCAGTCGCTGATTCGGCACGCTTCGGATGTCGTGGCGGTCTTTTCGCCCGCCGGCGAGCTCCAATACCTCAGTCCCGCCTCGCGGCGGCATTTCGGCTACGACGCGGCGGATTACGACGGCCGCACATTCTTCGATTTCGTTCACCCGGACGACCAAATGCGCGCCCGAGCGCTCTTCACGGAAGCGGCGGCGCAGCCCGCCGGCAACATCGCGAGCGAGCTCCGCCTGTCTCACCAGGACGGCGAATGGCGGCCCGCCGAAATCCAGGTACAGAATCTTATTGCCGACGTCAGCGTCGGCGGCATCGTCATCGCGTACCGGGACATCACCGAGCGCAAGGCGTTCGAGCAGGAGCTCGCGCATCAGGCGTTCCACGATCCGCTGACCGCGCTGCCTAACCGCGCCCTGTTCCTGAACCGGCTGGAAAACGCGCTCGCGCGCGCCCTGCGCCGCAAGGACACCGTCGGGGTGATGTTTATCGACATCGATAACTTCAAGCTCATCAACGACAGCCTGAGCCGTCAAGCCGGCGATGAGCTGCTGAAGGCGGTTTCCGAGCGGCTGCAAAGCTGTCTGCGCACGGGCGACACCGTGGCGCGGATCGGCGACGATGAGTTCAGCATCCTCCTGGAAAATATCGGCTCCGCCGACGACGCCTCCCTCTTCGCGGGCCGCATCACATCGCATCTCCGCCAGCCGATCACCATCCATGGACACGACCTTTTCGTCACATCCAGCATCGGCGTTGCGATCTCCACGCACGTGGAGGTAAGCGCGGAGGACCTGCTGCGGGACGCCGATATCGCCATGGTCCATGCGAAGAACTCCGGCAAGGACACGCACGCGCTGTTCGAGCACAGCATGAACGCGCAGGCGACCGAGCGCCTGGAGATGGAAGCGATGCTCCGCCGCGCCGTCGCCTCGGACCAGATGCGGGTCTACTACCAGCCGATCATCGATCTGGAGACAAAGCAGATCCGAAAATTCGAAGCTCTCGTCCGCTGGCAGCATCCGACGCTAGGGCTGGTCCCGCCGCTGAAGTTCATTCCGCTGGCGGAGGAGACCGGCGTGATCGGCCCGCTGGGAGACTGGGTGATGCGCGAAGCCTGCCGCCAGTGCCGCGCATGGCAGATCGCCTCCCCCGAACAGGAAGAACTGTCCATCGCCGTCAACCTCTCGGCCCGCCAGCTTCAGCTTCCGGGCCTCGCGCATCAAGTGGCGCAGATCCTCAGCGAAACCGGTCTGAGCGCGAACCATCTGGAGCTTGAGATCACGGAAAGCGTGATGATGGGCGACCCCGACGCCGCCATTCGCACGCTCCAGGAGCTGAAAAGCCTGGGGGTCCATATCGCGGTGGATGACTTCGGCACGGGCTACTCATCCATGCAGTATTTGAGCCGTTTCCCCATCGATACTCTGAAGATCGATCGTTACTTCATTCAAAAGATGGTGGAGCCCGAGGGCTTCGCCATCGTCCACGCGATCGTGGACCTGAGCAAATCGCTGCATCTGCGCGTTGTCAGCGAGGGAATTGAGACGGAAGAACAGCTCTCAATGCTTCAATTGCTGGATTGCAATTTCGGCCAGGGATATCTGATCTCGGCTCCCGTTCCGGCGGCGAACGCCGAATCGCTGCTCGCTTTCCCCTCCAGCGGCGCCGTCGCCGCGTGAGGCGTCTCACACATCTGGGTACACTCATAAGCGAATCCGCATGCTTGCGGCAGGAGTGGCCCCATGACGTCTCCATCGAACCAACCCAGTGAATCTCCACGCCCGCGCGTCGTGATTATCGGCGGCGGTTTTGGCGGTTTGAACGCCGCGCAGGCTCTGCGGGACGCCCCTGTCGAAATCACCCTGCTCGACCGCACCAATCACCACTTATTCCAGCCGCTGCTCTACCAGGTCGCGACGGCGACGCTGCCGCCCAGCGATATCACCGCGCCGCTGCGCAGCATTTTGCGCCATCAAAAGAACGTGACGGTGCTGCTCGGCGAAGCTTCCGGGATCGATGTCACCCATAAAACCGTCCAGGTAAAGGGCCAGCCGGACCTTCCCTACGATTATCTGCTGGTGGCCGCCGGCGCGCGCCATTCCTATTTCGGGCATCCGGAGTGGGAGGCGCTGGCGCCGGGCCTCAAAAGCATCGACGACGCGCTGGAGATCCGGCGCCGCTTTTTGATGGCGTTCGAGAAAGCCGAGGAGGCGAGCGATGAGGAAGACCGCTCCCGCTATCTCACTTTCGTGATTGTCGGCGGCGGCCCGACCGGCGTGGAGCTTGCCGGGATCATGATCGAGATCGCGCGCCAAGCGCTCCGCGAGGATTTCCGGCGTATCGATACCGCGCGCACGCACATCATCCTGCTGGAGGGCGGCCCGCGCATTTTGCCCGCGTTCCCCGATTCTCTGTCCCTAACGGCGAAGAAAAACCTGGAGGATTTCGGCGTCGAAGTGCGGACGGGCGAGATGGTCACGCGCATTGAGCCGGACGCCGTGTGGGTCGGCGACGAACGCATCGGCGCGCGCACCGTGTTCTGGGCCGCCGGCAACGCCGCTTCGCCTCTGGCGAAGTCGCTCGGCGTTCCGCTGGACAAAGCCGGCCGCGTGGAGGTCAACGCCGATCTCTCGGTCCCCGGTCATCCCGAAATCTTCGTGGTCGGCGATCTCGCCCTGGTGCTTCAGCGCGGCAAGCCGGTCCCGGGAGTCGCGCAGGGCGCGATCCAGGGCGGCCAAACCGCCGCCGAGAATATTCGGCGCTCTCTCGCCGGTGAGGCGCGCATTCCATTTCGCTATTTCGACAAGGGGAACCTCGCGACAATCGGCCGCGACCGGGGCATCGCCGACCTGCGCGGCCTGCATCTCTCGGGACGTCTCGGCTGGTGGCTCTGGCTGACGGTGCATATCCTATTTCTGATCGGCTTCCGCAACCGCGCCAGCGTTCTTCTGCAATGGGCGATCTCGTACCTCACCTACCAGCGCAGCTCCCGGCTGATCACGCACATCGACCCGCCGCAGGGCGTTCCGGAAGCGGCGAACACCGGGCCGTAAGATGGAAAAAAATTCCTCTTGACATAGCGAACATATGTTTGCTACAATGCGGCATGAAAAACAGCAGCCGATCTCCCATCCTGGCGGCCGTCGCCGCGCCAAAACAAACCGCGCTGATCTTCGCCGAACCGCCGGCCAAGCCTACCAGGGCTGCTGCGCCGAAGGCGAATACTGCGCCGCCGGCAAACCCATCGAAATCCGTCCGAAAACCCACCCCGCCGCCAGTCGCGGCGGCTGCCGCCCCGACGGCGCCAGCGCGTTCACAGCGCAAAGCCGCCGGCGCGCCGCCCAGCGCCACCCGCACGCCCCCGGTGAATGTCGCCGCCGTCTCGGAGAAGCCGGCAAAGTCCAACCTGTCCAAGACGCCCCCAGCGCCTGCCGTAAAGACGTCCGCTGCGGCGGCAAAACCGGCGGCGGGGCAGGTTTCACCGCCCCTTCGGAAAGAAGCGGCAAAGCCCCCGGCGACTCCGGCGGCTGCCGCGAAGCCCGCAGCGAAGGCGGCGGTTGCCGCAAAGGCGGTGAAACCCACCGCGCCGCCGATCAAGACGCCGGCCGTCAAGCCAGCGGCCATCAAGACACCGACCGTCGCCAAGCCTCCCATGAAAACCTCTGCTAAGGCGTCGGCGGTGAAGACTGCGTCCAAATCGACCGCCGCGCCTGTGCGGGCGCCGCGAGTTCCTGCCGCGCCCCCGGAGCCGATCCTGGAGCTGGGACGGATGTGGCGGATGAGCGGGCGGCATGGGGTGGCGTATGTCAAGAACGCGCAGCTGGCGGTGGAGCTGCTGAATATCGAGCCCCGGAACTTGACGAAAGAAGCGATGGCGGTCTATTACGACCGCAAGGGGCGGGCTTTTGCCTGGCAGATCCGCATCGACACGGCGCGCTGGGACGACCTCGTTCGTCGGCTTTCCTGACACAAGCCAAGGCGTCCGCCATTGACCTATGGGCGGCGAAACCAGTATCATAGGGGAATGATCGATTACAGCAAGACCGCACCGGCGACGCAGGGCATGGAGGCGGGCCGATGAGCGACGCGTTTGAGTCGCATTACGGCAGTCCGAACGAAAGCCCCGGATTTCAGCTCTGGCGCGTCAGCAACCTCTGGCAGCGGCAGATCCGCAAGGCGCTGCAGCCGTTCGAGCTGACTCACGTGCAGTACGCCATTTTGACCGTGACCGCCTGGCTCTCCGACCGCGACGAGCCAATGACCCAGGCGGAAATCGCCCGTTTGGCCGGCACCGACGAGATGATGACCTCCCAGGTCGTCCGCGCCCTGGAAGCGCGCGGCCTGCTCTCCCGCGAACGCCACCGGCAGGATTTCCGCGCCTTCCAAATTTTGGTCACCGACGCCGGCCGAGAAATGGCCGAAAGCGCCCTCAAGTGCGTCGAATCCACCGACGAAGCATTCTTCACGAAGCTCGGCGACGAATCCCCGTACCTGACGTATCTGCTCAGCCGGCTATCAGAAACGGAATAGTCTTTTGGGGTGGCGCGAAGCGCCGGGATAGGTAGAATCCGGAGAGGTCGCCTGAAGGCCAGGGGTGGGTTTGCCATCGCAAGAGATAGAACGCACAAAGGGCGCAGGCAAATGGATTTGCCAGCGCCCCAAACAAAATCGCAGATCAGCGAATCACGGTCGAGCCAGACGTTTGTTCTTCATCGATCGCCTCATCATCCCGGTCGACTTCCGTTCCCGGATCGCCGCGCAGAGCGGGGGTGCGTTCGTAGCCGCGCCAGGCTTCGCGCTCGCGTGCGATCTCGTCGTCTTCATAGGCGGGCGCATTGGGATCGTATCCCGAGTAGCCCGTGCTGTGGAAGTGCTCGGCGCGGCGGTCGATATCGACCGCGCCGTGATTGTGAAAGACTTCCAGCGCGCGCT from Capsulimonas corticalis harbors:
- a CDS encoding glycoside hydrolase family 36 protein, whose translation is MTTTPILSADPHEIRLEGDLGAFRAELSTERLEPGLSTVTVTLTAGRPAAPPNVKLAWRHPNIDIQASWTTASGWNRGITYHLGKGFPSKATTNAPVLCLYSQSGANRLTFAASDALHGLRCAAGVDEETAEFQCSVALFTDPSPPIERYELTLRLDTRETPYYDALYGVSEWWASLPGYEPCAVPDLARRPMYSTWYSFHQTLTPESVLAQCRLAKPLGCDAVIVDDGWQTGDATRGYAYCGDWRSERISDMKGFVRAVHDEGMAFLLWYSVPFIGRHSEAYQTFQGKFLADSDHFGAGILDPRFPEAREYLIGIYERALRDWDLDGFKLDFVDSIGDTAEAAARTGDGRDYDSVSEAADRLLTDVMARLRAIKPDIMIEFRQSYIGPLMRKYGNLFRAGDCPNDAAANRIRTLDIRLLCGDTAAHADMLMWNAGEPVEAAALQFLNVLFSVPQISVLLDRIPSDHREMLRFWMSFWTAHRDALLDGRLEPLHPEQMYPLVLASTDSKLVAAIYGEGALAALGRPGERTIFAVNGTRAARIALEVLEDLGERDLQIFDCRGRLVHAERRALSAGLHAFAVPPSGLLRCGRGSA
- a CDS encoding putative bifunctional diguanylate cyclase/phosphodiesterase, with translation MNWLRKFGVGYRLPASFIAVIVLGVSGYAYVVVVTRQAAARHASMDVTMEESVDTAHQASHAAQEIALSTVEYVYTGNPRYKAAEDHADAAAETCYQSLRSSLSALPHNQSLLASLDTLIRQDEQVCDPLGSEAIRLAGSGRREEAIALVEGRYAVARAELETENLKLEEQFDRYRGSEVSDMQRRVSLAVTIGWVVQGLALAISLVIAAIICRSIAANLRRLLQAQNELQRSEKRFQSLIRHASDVVAVFSPAGELQYLSPASRRHFGYDAADYDGRTFFDFVHPDDQMRARALFTEAAAQPAGNIASELRLSHQDGEWRPAEIQVQNLIADVSVGGIVIAYRDITERKAFEQELAHQAFHDPLTALPNRALFLNRLENALARALRRKDTVGVMFIDIDNFKLINDSLSRQAGDELLKAVSERLQSCLRTGDTVARIGDDEFSILLENIGSADDASLFAGRITSHLRQPITIHGHDLFVTSSIGVAISTHVEVSAEDLLRDADIAMVHAKNSGKDTHALFEHSMNAQATERLEMEAMLRRAVASDQMRVYYQPIIDLETKQIRKFEALVRWQHPTLGLVPPLKFIPLAEETGVIGPLGDWVMREACRQCRAWQIASPEQEELSIAVNLSARQLQLPGLAHQVAQILSETGLSANHLELEITESVMMGDPDAAIRTLQELKSLGVHIAVDDFGTGYSSMQYLSRFPIDTLKIDRYFIQKMVEPEGFAIVHAIVDLSKSLHLRVVSEGIETEEQLSMLQLLDCNFGQGYLISAPVPAANAESLLAFPSSGAVAA
- a CDS encoding MarR family winged helix-turn-helix transcriptional regulator; the protein is MSDAFESHYGSPNESPGFQLWRVSNLWQRQIRKALQPFELTHVQYAILTVTAWLSDRDEPMTQAEIARLAGTDEMMTSQVVRALEARGLLSRERHRQDFRAFQILVTDAGREMAESALKCVESTDEAFFTKLGDESPYLTYLLSRLSETE
- a CDS encoding phosphatase PAP2 family protein, producing the protein MTYLRGRRSMLPAVAALLSVSLLAPPAARADSNDRKVASFASGSGSIIFLAAGLALPLLRDGDQGKNHSLRVADSLGTTLILTEGLKALTKEKRPDSSEHNSFPSGHTSAAFAVATMESAFHPKEAPLWYLGAATIGWSRLRLNRHHPQDVAFGALLGFGVSRWELSKAHGIILTPYIDPENRSMRLEFNRTF
- a CDS encoding NAD(P)/FAD-dependent oxidoreductase, whose translation is MTSPSNQPSESPRPRVVIIGGGFGGLNAAQALRDAPVEITLLDRTNHHLFQPLLYQVATATLPPSDITAPLRSILRHQKNVTVLLGEASGIDVTHKTVQVKGQPDLPYDYLLVAAGARHSYFGHPEWEALAPGLKSIDDALEIRRRFLMAFEKAEEASDEEDRSRYLTFVIVGGGPTGVELAGIMIEIARQALREDFRRIDTARTHIILLEGGPRILPAFPDSLSLTAKKNLEDFGVEVRTGEMVTRIEPDAVWVGDERIGARTVFWAAGNAASPLAKSLGVPLDKAGRVEVNADLSVPGHPEIFVVGDLALVLQRGKPVPGVAQGAIQGGQTAAENIRRSLAGEARIPFRYFDKGNLATIGRDRGIADLRGLHLSGRLGWWLWLTVHILFLIGFRNRASVLLQWAISYLTYQRSSRLITHIDPPQGVPEAANTGP
- a CDS encoding DUF1345 domain-containing protein translates to MTSVKNASQENGKRGDAPEPHWPILVTLLAVGGLYMALPRSLTLGPRGLLLEIVCLLLIPTFIAMWTGHHDAQRRLGFLILGIITVSMTFSLALLVHALPLHTENPKQLLGSAVALWASNVLVFAQWYWRLDAGGPFVRGKTLGHMDGAFLFPQMTMSEEARKLAGEEDWAPTFVDYLFLAFNTSTAFSPTDTLVLTRWAKVLMMVQSLISLAVIVLLAGRVVNIF
- a CDS encoding SRPBCC family protein, with the protein product MSEYEHSIVVEAAPEAVFDFVSDIQNSPVSIPAALPSNTQSLAEARATDGWVRIYAGEYLLEWGSDGDQSYSGWLQIEEMDDDISEITMHLSYPSRLDFSEAAVRQELLSAMQRIKERVERRPQSLDTLSL